The DNA window GCGCAGTTTGATCCGGAGAAGGTGGATCTGTTTTTTGAGAGCAAAGCAGGAAAGATCCAGATCATTGCGGACGGGACGGCAGTAGACTACAGTGAGAAAAAAGCGACGGAAATCCTGTCCCAGCCGGAAGTAACGGCGATCGCGGACGTGAAGATGGGATCGGAAACCGCTACAGCCTGGGGCTGTGATCTGACCCATGGATATATTGAGATCAATGCGGACTACAGAAGCTAAGAAAGCAAGATAAAGGAGTATAGAATCGAACAATAAGGGACAGAAGGGAGTGGATCACATGAACAAAGATATGGAAAAATATCTGGAGAAGGCGGAAGTCCTGATCGAGGCCCTGCCTTATATCCAGCGGTTCAACCGCAGAGTTATCGTGGTGAAATACGGCGGAAGCGCTATGGTGGATGAGAGACTAAAAGAACAGGTCATCAAGGATGTAACGCTTCTGAAGCTGGTAGGCTTTAAGCCTATCATTGTCCACGGAGGCGGAAAAGAGATCAGCCGCTGGGTTGGTAAAGTAGGGATGGAGCCGGAATTCAAAAACGGCCTGAGAGTGACGGACGAGGCGACCATGGAGCTTGCGGAGATGGTGCTGGGCCGGGTGAACAAAAGTCTGGTGCAGCTGGTAGAGAGCCTGGGGGTACGGGCGATTGGGATCAGCGGCAAAGACGGAAGACTCTTTTCTGTCAATAAGAAATACACCGGCGGAGAAGACATCGGCTTTGTAGGAGAGATCAAGAAAGTAAACGCCCAGGTATTATACGATCTGATCGAGAAAGACTTTCTTCCGATCGTGTGCCCGGTAGGATTGGATGACGATTACAACACGTATAACATCAACGCGGATGATGCGGCCTGCGCGATCGCCAAAGCAATGCGGGCGGAAAAGCTTGCCTTCCTGACCGATATTGAGGGTGTGTACCGAGATCCAGAAGATCCGGATACCTTGATCTCGGAACTGCGGGTTTCAGAGGCCAGAAAGCTGATGGGCGAGGGCGTGATCGGCGGAGGAATGCTTCCTAAGCTGAACAACTGCATCGATGCCATTGAGCATGGAGTTTCCAGAGTCCATATCCTGGACGGGCGGATCCCTCACTGTCTCCTTCTGGAGATATTTACCAATAAAGGAATCGGAACAGCAATTTTAAATGAAGGCGAACAGCAGTATTATTATGGAGAGTAAGACAATGAATCAATATATGGAAGATACCAATAACAGTCTGGTGCATACGTATAACCGCTTCCCAGTAGTCCTGGATCGGGGCGAGGGCGTATATCTTTACGATACGGATGGAAATAAATATCTGGATTTCGCGGCGGGGATCGCGGTATCAGGCCTGGGATACGGGAACCAGGAATTGAATAACGCTTTGAAATCCCAAATTGATAAGCTGATCCATTCTTCCAATCTGTATTACAATACCGCCTGCGGAAAAGCGGCAGAGGCATTGAAGCGGGTGACAGAGATGGATCGGGTCTTTTTTACCAACAGCGGGACCGAGGCTATTGAGGGGGCGCTGAAAGCCGCCAGAAAATACGCCTGGAAACAGGGGGACGGAAGGTATGAATTTATCGCTATGGAAAATTCTTTCCACGGAAGGAGTATGGGAGCCTTATCGGTGACAGAGCATGAGGCCTACCGGACGCCTTTTGAACCTTTGATCCCAGGAGTGAAATTTGCCCGGTTTAATGACCTGGACAGTGTGAAATCTCTGGTGACGGATAAGACCTGCGCCATTATCCTGGAACCCCTCCAGGGAGAAGGAGGCATCAACACGGCCAGCCAGGAGTTTATGGAAGGGATCCGGAAGCTGTGCGACCAGGAAGGCATATTGATGATCTGTGACGAGATCCAGTGCGGCATGGGACGGACTGGAACCATGTTCGCATGGCAGTCCTATGGAACCAGGCCGGATATCATGGCGATGGCCAAAGCCATCGGAAGCGGAGTGCCGGTAGGAGCATTTGCCATGACGGAGAAAGTGGCCAAGGACTCCCTGGAACCAGGCGATCACGGAACCACATACGGAGGAAATCCGCTGGTCTGCACTGCCGTGGAGAAAACCATAGAGATTTTTGAGAAAGAGCAGATCGTACGGCATGTACAGGAAGTGGGCGCGTATCTGGAAGAAAAATTGGAAGAACTGGTACAGTCCTGCGAGGGAGCGCTGGAAAGACGGGGCAGGGGACTGATCCAGGGACTGAAGGTCAGCCGGCCGGCCGGAGAGATCTGCCAGGCCGCGCTGAAAGAAGGACTGCTGGTGATCAGCGCCAGAAGCGATGTGGTCCGTCTGGTTCCCCCACTGGTCATCGAGAAAGAACATGTAGATGAGCTGGCGGAAAAATTAAGAAAAGTATTATAGACAAATCAGACATAAAAAACCAGTCATCGGATATACTATCTGGAAGCAGAGAGGAGGAATACCGATGATTGGTTTTTTTATTGCTCTTTTGTCTGGGGCGTTGATGAGTGTCCAGGGCGTTTTTAACACCCAGGTGACAAAGACGACGGGACTGTGGGTCAGCAACGGCTGGGTTCAGTTGAGCGCGTTCGCGGCCTGCTTCGCGGCTTGGCTTTTTGCGGGAAGAGACAATATCGGGACACTTTGGAAGGTGGAACCCAAATATGTTTTGCTGGGAGGTGTGATCGGGGCCGGGATCACGTGGACGGTAGTAAAAAGTATGGAACAGCTTGGGCCTGCTAAATCCGCCCTTTTGATCGTGATCGCACAGCTGATCGTGGCCTATCTGATCGAGCTCTTAGGCTTGTTTGGCGTGGATAAAGAACCGCTGGAATGGCGGAAGGTGATCGGCATGGGAATCGCGTTGATTGGAGTTGCAATTTTCCAATGGAAATAGTACAATAAGCCTATCTAGGCATAAGAGGGGTATTTACAGTCTGACAAACTGTAAAGGAGAAAGGTTATGCGTAGAAAATGGAGAAAAATTTATCTGTTGGCAGTGTGGATGGTACTTGTGACAGCGGCAGGCTGTCGGGATGAAAAGAAAGAGGAGATTCCTCTGGAGGAAGCACAGACCCAGGAAGACGAGACGGGATCGGAAAGCGCCAAGAAGCAGGAGGAAGAGAAGATTTATGTCCATGTCTGCGGGCAGGTCAAAAGTCCCGGAGTTTATGAACTGCCGTCAGAAAGCCGCGTCTACCAGGCATTGGATGCTGCGGGAGGAATGACGGAAGAAGCGGCGTCCCAGCAGGTAAATCAGGCGCAGAAACTTGCGGACGGACAGCAGATCTATGTGCCCTCCGCGCAAGAGGCGGAGAATTCTTCGGGACAGCCGGGGCAGAGTCCCGCGGCGGACGACGGGAAGGTGAATCTAAATACCGCCGATAAGGAAGAACTTATGACTCTTTCCGGGATCGGAGAGGCAAGAGCGGAAGCAATCCTGGAATACAGAGAAGAAAAAGGGGGCTTTCAGTCCGTAGAAGAACTGAAAGAGATCGATGGGATCAAAGACGGGATATTCGGCAAGATAGAAGATCAAATCAAGATTTGACAGGGGAGACAAGTATGAGCAAAAAGGTATTGGTCGTGGATGATGAAAAACTGATCGTAAAAGGAATCCGTTACAGCCTTGAGCAGGACGGCATGGAGGTGGACTGCGCCTATGACGGAGAAGAGGCGCTGAAGCTGGCAAGAGAAAATGATTATGATATTCTGCTCCTGGATGTGATGCTTCCTAAGCATGACGGATTTGAGGTATGCCAGCAGATCCGGGAATTCTCTGATGTGCCGATCGTTATGCTGACGGCCAAGGGGGACGACATGGATAAGATCTTGGGACTGGAGTACGGAGCGGATGATTACATAACAAAACCTTTTAATATTCTTGAAGTCAAAGCCCGTATTAAAGCGATCATGCGCCGTACCGGAAAACGGCATGAAGAGAAAGACAGCCGCAAGGTCGTGATAAAAGGCGATATGAAGATCGACTGTGAAAGCAGGAGAGTGATCATTGGGGAGCGGGAGATCAACCTGACGGCGAAAGAATTTGACCTTTTGGAACTCCTGGCGACGAATCCGGGCAAGGTATACAGCAGGGAGAATCTTTTGAATATTGTGTGGGGATATGAGTATCCCGGCGACGCAAGAACGGTAGATGTACATATCCGGAGACTCCGGGAGAAGATCGAGGCCAATCCAAGTGATCCGAAATATGTATATACCAAGTGGGGAGTGGGTTATTATTTCAGGGGTTAAGAAATATATCAAAATCGGCAGATTAAAGAGTCTCCGCTTTCGGATCATTGTCCTGATCATTCTGGCGGGCATGGTGCCTGGCCTGATCATGCGGGCAGTGATCTTAAGCGGTTATGAAGACTATGCGGTCCAAATGCGGACTGCTGAGATACAGAATCAGTGTACTATTCTCTGCGACCGGCTGAGCAATGTGGATTATTCAAGCGGGGTCGCGTCGGAGGTCATCCAGACAGAACTTACCCAGATGACGAATATTTATAATGGACGGGTCATGATCATCAACGGTGATTATCAGATCGTGGAAGATACCTATGATATGGACGAGGGAAAGACCATCATATCAGAGGATGTGATCCGCTGTTTCCAGGGACAGGGAACCAGCCAATATGATGCCGGGAACAAATATATCGAGATTACATCTCCGATTCTGGACGGATCTTCCGAAGGAGTGACAGGAGTTATGCTGATAAGCGTTTCTACCGATGTGATCGCGGATCAGCTGGCAGTTCTGGAGGGACAGACATGGGCGGTCTGGGCGGTTACGGCATTGGTGGCAGTGCTGCTTGCGGTAGGAGCAGGCTTTTTGATGGTTCGGCCGTTTAAAAGGATCACCCGGT is part of the Lachnospiraceae bacterium KGMB03038 genome and encodes:
- the argB gene encoding acetylglutamate kinase — protein: MNKDMEKYLEKAEVLIEALPYIQRFNRRVIVVKYGGSAMVDERLKEQVIKDVTLLKLVGFKPIIVHGGGKEISRWVGKVGMEPEFKNGLRVTDEATMELAEMVLGRVNKSLVQLVESLGVRAIGISGKDGRLFSVNKKYTGGEDIGFVGEIKKVNAQVLYDLIEKDFLPIVCPVGLDDDYNTYNINADDAACAIAKAMRAEKLAFLTDIEGVYRDPEDPDTLISELRVSEARKLMGEGVIGGGMLPKLNNCIDAIEHGVSRVHILDGRIPHCLLLEIFTNKGIGTAILNEGEQQYYYGE
- a CDS encoding aspartate aminotransferase family protein, with the translated sequence MNQYMEDTNNSLVHTYNRFPVVLDRGEGVYLYDTDGNKYLDFAAGIAVSGLGYGNQELNNALKSQIDKLIHSSNLYYNTACGKAAEALKRVTEMDRVFFTNSGTEAIEGALKAARKYAWKQGDGRYEFIAMENSFHGRSMGALSVTEHEAYRTPFEPLIPGVKFARFNDLDSVKSLVTDKTCAIILEPLQGEGGINTASQEFMEGIRKLCDQEGILMICDEIQCGMGRTGTMFAWQSYGTRPDIMAMAKAIGSGVPVGAFAMTEKVAKDSLEPGDHGTTYGGNPLVCTAVEKTIEIFEKEQIVRHVQEVGAYLEEKLEELVQSCEGALERRGRGLIQGLKVSRPAGEICQAALKEGLLVISARSDVVRLVPPLVIEKEHVDELAEKLRKVL
- a CDS encoding DMT family transporter, whose amino-acid sequence is MIGFFIALLSGALMSVQGVFNTQVTKTTGLWVSNGWVQLSAFAACFAAWLFAGRDNIGTLWKVEPKYVLLGGVIGAGITWTVVKSMEQLGPAKSALLIVIAQLIVAYLIELLGLFGVDKEPLEWRKVIGMGIALIGVAIFQWK
- a CDS encoding response regulator transcription factor, with translation MSKKVLVVDDEKLIVKGIRYSLEQDGMEVDCAYDGEEALKLARENDYDILLLDVMLPKHDGFEVCQQIREFSDVPIVMLTAKGDDMDKILGLEYGADDYITKPFNILEVKARIKAIMRRTGKRHEEKDSRKVVIKGDMKIDCESRRVIIGEREINLTAKEFDLLELLATNPGKVYSRENLLNIVWGYEYPGDARTVDVHIRRLREKIEANPSDPKYVYTKWGVGYYFRG